A window of the Roseburia sp. 831b genome harbors these coding sequences:
- a CDS encoding purine biosynthesis protein PurH gives MSYLISETTKEERECIVAESLGNIEASCDGCMSGLAEMYQDYIDGKKELRDINMEFQARFVKSEDMPGREGCGYRR, from the coding sequence ATGTCATATTTGATCAGCGAAACAACAAAAGAAGAAAGAGAGTGCATTGTAGCGGAGTCACTTGGAAATATTGAGGCAAGCTGCGATGGCTGTATGTCTGGTCTTGCAGAAATGTACCAGGATTATATCGATGGGAAAAAGGAATTGCGTGACATCAACATGGAATTTCAGGCACGCTTTGTAAAAAGTGAGGACATGCCAGGGCGTGAAGGCTGCGGCTATCGCAGATAA
- a CDS encoding beta-glucosidase, with translation MQIQEMNQKIEELIGKLTLEEKVAMIHGDALFYSGEVKRLGIPAVHMSDGPMGVRQEFPKANWVPVGNSDDYVTYCPSNSAIASTWNRKIAYEAGRVMGEEARGRGKDIILGPGINIKRIPANGRNFEYMSEDPYLISELVVPLIQGIQESDVAACVKHFALNNQETERLWVNVEIDERALREIYLPGFEAAVRKGHSYSLMGAYNLFRGVHCCENEELLGDILRKEWGYDGMVVSDWGAVHHTEAAAKSPLDLEMSVTYNFDEYILADPLIEAVKEGRAKEKDIDEKVRHLLLLMFRLKMLDAAENITRKSGCYNTPEHRETVRKAAEESFVLLKNEEHRLPFQAEWMKELLVIGDNAERLHALGGGSAEIKALYEISPLMGLKSQLGGNTKVTYARGYYVSPKEESEESWQEKSTDENLDQDAVLAERKKVSEEVLQKRTELREEAVALAKDAKDVILVVGLNHDYDVEGFDRESMELPYDQDKLIEEVLAVNPNTVIVVMAGNAVSMGKWKDKAKAIVWQWYCGMEAGNVLADVLFGRVNPSGKLPESMPYCMEDCGAVALGEYPGRPLTEEEKKHMDAHTTMTYKDGIYVGYRYYEKYQVPVQFCFGHGLSYTTFAYSDAKVYQLAAAESADMEEVLDEVAAMVEVTVTNTGERIGKEVVEVYVGMRESKVDRAVKELRGFDKVELAPGESKVVQIPLTRRAFTYYDVKEKAFVVEPGEYQIYIAKSLQDVQDVMTIQMK, from the coding sequence ATGCAGATACAGGAAATGAATCAAAAAATCGAAGAGCTGATAGGAAAGCTTACACTAGAAGAAAAAGTTGCCATGATTCATGGAGATGCATTGTTTTATTCCGGCGAGGTAAAACGTCTTGGAATACCTGCCGTACATATGTCTGACGGACCCATGGGGGTTCGTCAGGAATTCCCGAAAGCGAACTGGGTTCCGGTGGGGAATTCCGATGACTATGTAACATACTGCCCAAGCAACAGCGCAATTGCATCGACATGGAACCGCAAGATTGCATACGAGGCAGGACGTGTCATGGGAGAGGAAGCCCGTGGACGTGGAAAAGATATTATTTTAGGACCTGGAATCAATATCAAAAGAATTCCTGCAAACGGAAGAAATTTTGAGTATATGAGCGAGGACCCTTATCTGATTTCAGAACTGGTAGTTCCACTGATTCAGGGAATACAGGAAAGTGATGTTGCAGCATGCGTGAAGCATTTTGCATTGAATAACCAGGAAACAGAGCGTTTGTGGGTCAATGTAGAGATTGACGAGCGTGCATTGCGTGAAATCTACCTGCCGGGATTTGAGGCAGCAGTGAGAAAAGGTCACAGTTATTCTCTGATGGGAGCCTACAATTTATTCCGTGGCGTGCATTGCTGTGAAAATGAGGAGCTGCTCGGTGACATTTTGCGTAAAGAGTGGGGATATGACGGCATGGTTGTATCCGACTGGGGCGCTGTTCACCACACGGAAGCTGCCGCAAAGAGTCCGCTCGATTTAGAAATGTCAGTCACCTATAATTTTGATGAATATATCTTGGCAGACCCATTGATAGAAGCCGTAAAAGAAGGCAGAGCAAAAGAGAAGGATATCGACGAAAAAGTACGTCACCTTCTTCTTCTGATGTTCCGCTTAAAGATGTTAGATGCGGCAGAAAATATCACGCGTAAATCCGGATGCTACAATACCCCAGAGCATCGCGAGACTGTGCGCAAGGCAGCAGAGGAGTCGTTTGTTCTTTTGAAAAACGAAGAACACAGACTTCCATTCCAGGCAGAGTGGATGAAGGAACTTCTAGTAATTGGTGACAATGCAGAGCGTTTACATGCACTAGGCGGTGGAAGCGCTGAAATCAAGGCACTCTATGAAATCTCTCCTCTCATGGGATTAAAGAGTCAGCTTGGCGGCAATACTAAAGTAACCTACGCAAGAGGTTATTATGTATCACCGAAGGAAGAAAGCGAAGAAAGCTGGCAGGAAAAGAGTACGGATGAAAATCTGGATCAGGATGCCGTTCTTGCTGAGAGAAAAAAAGTCAGCGAGGAGGTTTTGCAAAAGAGAACCGAGCTTCGTGAGGAAGCGGTTGCGCTGGCAAAAGACGCCAAAGATGTCATTCTTGTGGTTGGTTTAAATCATGACTATGATGTGGAAGGATTTGACCGTGAAAGTATGGAACTCCCATACGATCAGGACAAATTAATTGAGGAAGTGCTTGCAGTCAATCCGAATACCGTTATCGTAGTGATGGCAGGAAATGCCGTTTCCATGGGAAAATGGAAGGATAAGGCAAAAGCCATTGTATGGCAGTGGTACTGCGGTATGGAAGCCGGAAATGTTTTGGCAGACGTTTTGTTTGGACGCGTCAATCCATCTGGAAAGCTTCCAGAGTCTATGCCATATTGTATGGAAGACTGTGGCGCAGTCGCACTTGGAGAATATCCAGGAAGACCGCTTACAGAAGAAGAAAAGAAACACATGGATGCGCATACAACGATGACCTACAAAGATGGCATTTACGTTGGATACCGTTATTACGAAAAATATCAGGTTCCGGTTCAATTCTGTTTTGGTCATGGATTAAGCTACACAACCTTTGCGTATTCCGATGCGAAGGTTTACCAGCTTGCCGCAGCCGAATCAGCGGATATGGAAGAAGTGCTTGATGAAGTGGCTGCCATGGTAGAAGTGACCGTCACAAATACCGGAGAGCGGATTGGAAAAGAAGTCGTTGAGGTTTACGTTGGTATGAGAGAATCCAAGGTTGACAGAGCGGTAAAAGAGCTGCGCGGTTTTGATAAGGTAGAGCTTGCCCCAGGCGAGAGCAAAGTGGTGCAGATTCCGCTGACACGCCGGGCTTTTACCTACTACGACGTAAAAGAAAAAGCATTTGTAGTTGAACCTGGTGAATACCAGATTTACATTGCAAAGTCCTTACAGGATGTGCAGGATGTCATGACAATCCAAATGAAATAA
- a CDS encoding AlkZ-related protein has protein sequence MGNEAGTWVMYGVDWDDPECIHSVDEAIEYINQVGFLPLFKNQIPGFSLEERTVPEYWWCNDPAKDPWMWRAIITRRGGIVYGKFFDKKAGFISKKWLPVFANYRRDGYDFDSLYEDGKAPNKQKKIMDHFIEDNAHTEMLSNELKKAAGFGKDGEKGFDGAITNLMMQLYLCNCDFRKRKNKKGVEYGWDVAVYAAPEHIHGYDYVTSCYNESPEESWQKIVEHMREVYPVATEKQVKKVLK, from the coding sequence ATGGGAAATGAAGCTGGAACGTGGGTGATGTATGGCGTGGATTGGGACGACCCGGAATGCATTCACAGCGTGGACGAAGCAATTGAATATATCAATCAGGTAGGTTTTTTACCACTTTTTAAAAACCAGATTCCAGGATTTTCACTGGAGGAACGGACAGTGCCGGAATATTGGTGGTGCAATGACCCGGCAAAAGATCCGTGGATGTGGCGCGCCATCATCACAAGACGCGGCGGTATCGTTTACGGCAAATTTTTCGACAAAAAAGCTGGTTTCATTTCGAAAAAATGGCTGCCTGTTTTTGCAAATTATAGAAGAGATGGCTATGATTTTGATTCGCTCTACGAAGATGGAAAAGCGCCGAACAAACAAAAAAAGATTATGGACCATTTCATCGAGGATAACGCCCATACAGAGATGCTTTCCAATGAATTAAAGAAAGCTGCCGGTTTTGGAAAAGACGGCGAGAAAGGATTTGACGGAGCCATCACAAATCTGATGATGCAGCTTTATCTATGCAACTGTGATTTTCGAAAACGCAAAAACAAAAAGGGTGTAGAATATGGCTGGGATGTAGCCGTTTATGCAGCACCGGAGCATATACACGGTTACGATTATGTGACGTCCTGTTATAACGAAAGTCCAGAAGAATCCTGGCAGAAAATTGTGGAGCACATGCGGGAGGTTTATCCGGTTGCGACGGAGAAACAGGTGAAGAAGGTTTTGAAATAA
- a CDS encoding sensor histidine kinase has translation MFQKIKNTLAIPRIKQQINLIFLLSSIIPICVFGLFAILSARKQMLEQYESQLETDALRVNSTLFDLTTTIRISTANILDNENYWTLFNEDYTEDSVASYQSLVNYLHTFRNNTAAISSICMYTDNPSIPDNDYTKVMTSGFDSEPWYQYLESASYNTWICAPYEDRFGNTSYELTLVEKIVLKNSPYNAYLVTRLDSNYIRNRLLTGENLIMASVDESKIFFSSDRSWIWREMPCSSDFQNRNYKYTGPVTIDDASLLTSIVTFHPYQTDNRFYILVSDKSAYKDINQITIIYLVILLFATLVPTLLILFFSSYFSGRIEVLKHAMHQASLGDYNIIDQFRGDDELTDTFRDLKTTVRQIHEKESRFYESQLNEQQLINTQQQMEFKMLASQINPHFLYNTLETIRMQAIASNSRDVADSINLLGKTMHYVLENTGTDSTTIAKELAHVTTYLKIQKLRFGDRVNYEIHVPPYLNLEQFRILPLLLQPIVENAIIHGLEGVTQNGMVNIDFILEEPNLYITIHDNGEGMDSKAVHALREHINEKDNTSSVSIGLRNIDHRLRLLYGEEYGLSIESELHNGTTLTLTLPLSQLIDAEALSDILMLREEYLDSDMEIDE, from the coding sequence ATGTTTCAAAAAATAAAAAATACATTGGCAATTCCAAGAATCAAACAACAGATCAATCTTATTTTTCTGTTATCTTCCATTATCCCAATTTGCGTATTTGGCCTGTTTGCCATTTTAAGTGCGCGCAAGCAAATGCTAGAACAATACGAATCGCAGCTAGAAACCGATGCGCTTCGTGTCAACTCTACCCTTTTTGACCTTACCACGACAATCCGCATCAGCACCGCGAACATTTTGGACAACGAAAATTATTGGACACTGTTTAACGAGGACTATACAGAGGACTCTGTCGCATCCTATCAGAGCCTTGTCAATTATCTTCATACATTCCGTAACAACACGGCCGCTATCTCCTCTATCTGTATGTACACGGATAATCCTAGTATTCCTGATAACGACTACACCAAAGTCATGACATCTGGATTTGATTCTGAACCGTGGTATCAATACCTGGAATCGGCGTCCTACAATACCTGGATTTGCGCACCTTACGAGGACCGCTTCGGGAACACCAGCTATGAGCTGACACTTGTGGAAAAAATCGTTTTAAAAAACAGCCCTTACAACGCCTATCTTGTCACCAGATTAGACAGTAACTATATCCGGAACCGCCTTTTGACCGGCGAAAACCTGATTATGGCATCTGTGGATGAGAGTAAGATTTTCTTTTCCTCGGACCGCTCCTGGATTTGGAGGGAAATGCCTTGCTCCTCTGATTTCCAGAATCGCAATTACAAATATACCGGCCCCGTGACGATTGACGATGCGTCGCTTTTAACCTCCATTGTGACGTTTCATCCGTACCAGACGGACAACCGGTTTTACATTTTGGTGAGCGATAAAAGTGCTTACAAGGATATTAACCAGATTACCATCATCTATCTTGTAATTTTACTGTTTGCGACACTCGTTCCGACACTGTTAATTCTCTTCTTTTCTTCTTACTTCAGCGGAAGAATTGAGGTTTTAAAACACGCAATGCACCAGGCGAGCCTTGGCGACTACAATATTATTGATCAGTTCCGTGGGGATGATGAACTGACCGATACTTTCCGGGATCTGAAAACAACCGTTCGTCAGATTCATGAAAAAGAATCCCGCTTCTACGAATCGCAGTTGAACGAACAACAGCTGATTAATACGCAGCAGCAGATGGAATTTAAAATGCTTGCAAGCCAGATTAATCCGCATTTTCTGTATAATACCTTAGAAACCATCCGTATGCAGGCGATTGCAAGCAATAGCCGTGATGTTGCCGACTCCATCAACCTGCTCGGGAAAACCATGCACTATGTTCTGGAAAATACCGGAACGGATTCCACTACGATTGCCAAAGAACTGGCTCATGTAACCACCTATTTAAAAATTCAAAAACTTCGCTTTGGCGACCGCGTCAACTATGAGATTCATGTGCCGCCTTACCTGAATCTGGAGCAGTTTCGCATTCTTCCACTGTTGCTTCAGCCGATTGTGGAAAATGCGATTATCCATGGGTTAGAGGGTGTCACACAAAATGGCATGGTGAACATCGACTTTATCTTAGAGGAGCCAAACCTTTATATTACGATTCATGACAACGGAGAGGGCATGGATTCCAAAGCCGTTCACGCACTGCGGGAACATATCAATGAAAAAGACAATACTTCCTCGGTATCGATTGGTCTAAGGAACATTGACCATCGTCTGCGCTTACTGTATGGTGAGGAATATGGGTTGTCAATTGAAAGTGAACTTCACAACGGAACAACCCTTACTTTGACACTGCCGCTTAGTCAGCTGATTGACGCAGAAGCACTTTCTGATATACTAATGTTACGGGAAGAATATTTAGATTCTGATATGGAAATTGACGAATAA
- a CDS encoding response regulator transcription factor: MEHTMINVLLVDDEAIVREGIKHLIDWNNLGFCICGEASNGEEALEKIRKYQPGLVLLDIRMPKLYGTDLIAKVRDEEFTGDFIILSGYSDFQYAQTALHYGAAFYLTKPIDEKELIDAVLSVKKRIEKRMNQTFSMNQYLRKAKLTVFQDLLLGKEFSDSINYMELGLTAPIYQVVMYEGYTPFYQSYNFADILRVTNQGNDSFEHVIIENSNVILLKGNFALDRFNSCLKYYSNGTEKNSPLDTIFLTYGPSVSTLSQIHSSYETCRQLMSRRFFCSENQHVLSYEMLPSTSSQTISLTPETANDYSERLMNFIQSFNRKMISQELENLRDELFHCQDNVMSMKHFLADIFLQIKQMTLHLFPNADIPFAHNSAIIELIENKYYLYEILTYFSEQFDVIIRAIGNNSTESIFDDILFYIKHNYQKSLKLETLAPLFGYNSSYLGKLFSQKTGLSFNSYLDELRIAEAANLLVNTSMKVYEISAQVGYKNVDYFHQKFKKQKNVSPAEYRKMYS; the protein is encoded by the coding sequence ATGGAACACACGATGATTAACGTACTTCTTGTGGATGATGAAGCTATCGTCCGCGAAGGTATCAAACATTTAATTGACTGGAATAACTTAGGATTTTGTATCTGTGGAGAAGCCTCAAATGGGGAAGAAGCTCTAGAAAAAATACGAAAATATCAGCCAGGCCTTGTACTTTTAGACATCCGTATGCCAAAACTGTACGGAACCGATTTGATTGCAAAAGTAAGAGACGAGGAATTTACCGGTGATTTTATTATCCTGAGCGGATATTCTGATTTTCAATATGCACAGACTGCGTTGCATTACGGTGCTGCCTTTTATCTGACGAAACCAATCGATGAAAAAGAACTTATCGATGCTGTGTTATCTGTCAAAAAAAGAATTGAAAAACGCATGAATCAGACCTTTTCCATGAATCAATATCTAAGAAAAGCAAAGCTTACCGTCTTTCAGGACTTGCTTCTTGGAAAAGAATTCAGCGATTCCATCAATTATATGGAGCTTGGTCTTACTGCGCCCATTTATCAGGTTGTGATGTATGAAGGGTACACGCCTTTTTATCAGTCCTATAATTTTGCGGACATTTTGCGTGTAACCAACCAGGGCAACGACTCTTTTGAGCATGTTATCATCGAAAATTCCAACGTCATTCTTTTAAAAGGGAATTTTGCTCTCGACCGCTTCAATTCCTGTTTGAAATATTATTCCAACGGAACCGAAAAGAATTCCCCACTCGATACCATTTTTCTTACCTATGGTCCATCGGTATCCACGCTGTCGCAGATTCATTCCTCTTACGAGACCTGCAGACAGTTGATGAGCAGACGTTTCTTTTGTTCCGAGAACCAACATGTGTTATCCTATGAGATGCTGCCATCTACCTCGAGTCAGACGATTTCCTTAACGCCAGAGACTGCCAACGATTATAGTGAGCGGCTGATGAACTTCATCCAATCTTTCAACCGGAAAATGATTTCCCAGGAGCTTGAAAATCTACGGGATGAACTTTTCCATTGTCAGGACAATGTCATGAGCATGAAACACTTTCTTGCTGATATTTTCCTTCAGATTAAGCAGATGACACTGCATCTTTTTCCAAATGCAGACATTCCGTTCGCACATAATTCTGCAATTATTGAATTAATTGAAAACAAATATTATTTATATGAAATTCTTACGTATTTCTCCGAACAGTTTGATGTGATTATCCGCGCCATTGGAAATAATTCTACGGAAAGTATTTTTGATGATATTTTATTCTATATCAAACATAATTATCAGAAATCCTTAAAGCTTGAAACACTGGCTCCGCTTTTTGGCTACAACAGTTCTTACCTTGGAAAGCTGTTCTCCCAGAAAACAGGCCTGTCTTTCAACAGTTATCTTGACGAGCTTCGGATTGCAGAAGCAGCCAACCTGCTTGTGAACACCTCCATGAAGGTGTACGAGATTTCCGCACAGGTTGGCTACAAAAATGTGGACTATTTCCACCAGAAATTTAAGAAACAGAAAAATGTAAGTCCTGCAGAATACCGGAAAATGTATTCCTAA
- a CDS encoding nitroreductase family protein, producing MNSIFHRVSIRKYQTKEVEQEKIEQLLRAAMAAPSACNQQPWEFYVVTNKEVIQQLAAASPYAGCAAGAPVVFVPCFRHEGIAPEYFNIDLSAAVENLLLEADAQGLGAVWMGISPSEERMDAVRKVLNIPSELSPFALVPCGYPAEERSQQDRYEENRVHYVR from the coding sequence ATGAACAGCATTTTTCATAGAGTCAGTATTCGAAAATACCAGACAAAAGAGGTAGAGCAGGAAAAAATCGAACAGCTTCTCCGCGCAGCGATGGCGGCACCATCTGCCTGTAACCAGCAGCCATGGGAGTTTTATGTGGTGACCAACAAAGAAGTGATTCAGCAGTTAGCGGCCGCATCGCCGTATGCGGGATGTGCAGCAGGAGCGCCGGTTGTGTTTGTGCCATGTTTTCGCCACGAAGGAATTGCGCCGGAATATTTCAATATTGATTTGAGTGCAGCAGTCGAAAACCTGCTGTTAGAGGCAGATGCACAAGGTCTTGGCGCTGTGTGGATGGGCATTTCACCGTCAGAAGAGCGTATGGATGCGGTAAGAAAAGTCTTAAATATTCCGTCAGAATTATCACCGTTTGCACTTGTTCCATGTGGCTATCCGGCAGAGGAAAGATCGCAGCAGGACAGATACGAGGAAAATCGCGTTCATTATGTAAGATAA
- the yicI gene encoding alpha-xylosidase, with the protein MKFSNGCWLQKEGMACFPPAEVYFTKIEDSKVTLCAPTHKISHRGDTLGGANLTIEITTPMPEVIRVKTSHYLGVLDKSPKFELNIDENAKVDVEDSDSEIVIHSGNAKLVITKENWSMTYYNGEEKMCSSSGRDLAYMKTNWRGDAYVSSYDDDAYMRQQLSIGVGELLYGAGEHFGPFVKNGQSIDIWNEDGGTSTEQSYKNIPFYISNKGYGIFVNHSGRVSMELATEAVTKAEFSVKGECLDYFFINGPKMKDVLSRYTDLTGKPALPAPWTFGLWLSTSFTTNYDEETVMSFIDGMLDRGIPMKVFHFDCFWMKDFHWSDFTWDSRVFPDPEGMLKRIKAKGLKICVWINSYIGQESPLFQEGMEHGYLLKRPDGSVWQWDMWQPGMAIVDFTNPAACKWFQDKLEVLLDMGVDCFKTDFGERIPTDCVYYNGMDPEKMHNYYTYLYNKTVFELLERKKGKGQAVLFARSATVGGQKFPVHWGGDCWSDYESMEESLRGGLSLQMSGFGFWSHDIGGFESTSTPDVYKRWCAFGLLSSHSRLHGSTSYRVPWAYDEEAVDVVRFFTRLKAKLMPYIYKTAVQAHTHGVPSMRSMVLEYTGDRMCQYLDRQYMLGDNLLVAPIFNENSIGEYYLPVSENGKREIWTNFFTGEEEESGNWYSRTYGYCDIPLMVRPNSIVAVGACDDNPEYDYADNVLLRVFALEDGKTAKTEVYNMAGELDFTAEATKNGNTIVVKTDAKKPYRIELVNCDAKSADGAVLSKEGNSTFLSECKNIITVEC; encoded by the coding sequence ATGAAATTTAGTAATGGTTGCTGGTTACAAAAAGAAGGAATGGCATGCTTCCCGCCAGCGGAAGTTTATTTCACAAAGATTGAGGATTCCAAGGTAACGTTATGTGCGCCAACACATAAAATCTCACACAGAGGCGATACCTTAGGCGGTGCGAATTTAACCATTGAGATTACAACACCGATGCCGGAGGTAATCCGTGTCAAGACATCCCATTATCTTGGAGTGTTAGATAAGAGCCCGAAGTTTGAGCTGAATATTGATGAAAATGCAAAAGTAGATGTGGAAGACAGCGATTCTGAAATCGTCATCCACAGTGGAAATGCAAAACTTGTTATCACAAAAGAAAACTGGTCGATGACCTACTACAATGGAGAAGAAAAAATGTGCTCCAGCAGTGGACGTGACCTCGCATACATGAAGACGAACTGGAGAGGGGATGCTTATGTATCCAGCTACGATGACGATGCATACATGCGTCAGCAGCTTTCCATCGGCGTTGGCGAGTTACTGTACGGCGCAGGGGAACATTTTGGACCATTTGTAAAGAATGGTCAGTCGATTGATATCTGGAATGAGGATGGTGGTACTTCCACAGAACAGTCCTACAAAAATATTCCATTCTACATTTCCAATAAAGGATATGGTATCTTTGTCAACCACAGTGGCCGTGTGTCGATGGAACTTGCAACAGAGGCAGTGACAAAGGCAGAGTTCTCTGTAAAAGGGGAATGCTTAGATTATTTTTTCATCAATGGACCAAAGATGAAGGATGTATTAAGCCGTTATACTGATTTGACAGGAAAACCTGCACTTCCGGCACCTTGGACCTTTGGTTTATGGTTATCCACATCCTTTACCACCAATTACGATGAAGAGACCGTCATGAGCTTTATCGATGGTATGTTAGACCGTGGAATTCCAATGAAGGTATTCCACTTTGACTGTTTCTGGATGAAAGATTTCCACTGGTCAGATTTTACCTGGGATTCCAGAGTATTCCCAGATCCAGAAGGTATGTTAAAACGTATCAAAGCAAAAGGCTTAAAAATCTGTGTCTGGATCAACTCCTACATTGGACAGGAATCTCCACTGTTCCAGGAAGGTATGGAACACGGTTATCTCCTAAAGAGACCGGATGGCTCCGTATGGCAGTGGGATATGTGGCAGCCAGGTATGGCAATCGTAGATTTTACAAACCCTGCCGCATGCAAATGGTTCCAGGATAAATTGGAAGTCCTGCTCGACATGGGTGTAGACTGTTTTAAGACAGACTTTGGTGAGAGAATTCCTACGGATTGTGTTTATTACAATGGAATGGATCCGGAGAAAATGCACAATTACTATACCTACTTATATAACAAGACCGTATTTGAGCTGTTAGAGCGCAAAAAAGGAAAAGGACAGGCTGTATTATTTGCACGTTCCGCAACCGTTGGCGGACAGAAATTCCCGGTACACTGGGGTGGCGACTGCTGGTCAGACTATGAATCCATGGAAGAGAGCTTACGTGGTGGACTTTCCCTTCAGATGTCAGGTTTTGGATTCTGGAGCCATGATATCGGAGGATTCGAAAGCACTTCTACACCAGATGTTTATAAGAGATGGTGCGCATTCGGACTTCTTTCTTCCCACAGCAGACTACACGGAAGTACTTCTTACCGTGTGCCATGGGCTTATGATGAAGAAGCAGTGGATGTTGTAAGATTCTTTACCAGATTAAAAGCAAAATTGATGCCATACATTTATAAGACCGCCGTTCAGGCTCATACACATGGTGTTCCATCCATGAGAAGTATGGTACTCGAATACACAGGGGACCGCATGTGCCAGTACTTAGACCGTCAGTACATGCTCGGTGATAACTTACTGGTTGCACCAATTTTTAATGAAAACAGCATTGGTGAATATTATCTTCCTGTTTCTGAGAATGGAAAGAGAGAAATCTGGACGAACTTCTTTACCGGAGAAGAGGAAGAGTCTGGTAACTGGTATTCTAGAACATACGGTTACTGCGACATCCCATTGATGGTACGTCCAAACTCTATCGTTGCAGTTGGTGCATGTGACGACAATCCAGAATATGATTATGCTGACAATGTCTTACTTCGTGTATTTGCACTGGAAGATGGAAAGACCGCAAAGACAGAAGTTTACAATATGGCTGGAGAACTTGATTTTACCGCAGAAGCTACCAAGAATGGAAATACAATTGTAGTTAAAACAGATGCAAAGAAACCATATCGCATCGAACTTGTAAACTGTGACGCAAAGAGCGCAGACGGAGCAGTATTAAGCAAAGAGGGAAACAGTACCTTCTTATCCGAATGCAAGAACATCATCACAGTGGAGTGCTAG
- a CDS encoding iron-containing alcohol dehydrogenase — MARFTLPRDLYHGKGALEALKTFKGKKAMICVGGGSMKRFGFLDKAEQYLKEAGMEVQLFEGIEPDPSVETVMKGAAAMQAFEPDWIVAMGGGSPIDAAKAMWIKYEYPDITFEDMCKVFGIPPLRQKAHFCAISSTSGTATEVTAFSIITDYEKGIKYPIADFEITPDVAIVDPDLAETMPQKLVAHTGMDAMTHAIEAYVSTANCDFTDPLALHAIKMIQRDLVDSYNGDMAKRDSMHNAQCLAGMAFSNALLGIVHSMAHKTGAAFADYGAHIIHGAANAMYLPKVIAFNAKDETAKKRYGEIADFMGLGGNSLDEKVELLIAYLRKMNDDLKIPHCIKNYGQDSYPTEQGFVPEEVFLERLPEIAANAILDACTGSNPRQPSQEEMEKLLKCCYYDTEVDF, encoded by the coding sequence ATGGCAAGATTTACATTACCAAGAGACTTATATCACGGAAAAGGTGCCCTGGAAGCACTTAAGACATTTAAGGGCAAGAAAGCAATGATTTGTGTGGGCGGTGGCTCCATGAAACGTTTTGGATTTTTGGACAAGGCAGAGCAGTATCTGAAAGAAGCCGGCATGGAAGTGCAGTTATTCGAGGGTATCGAACCAGACCCTTCTGTTGAGACTGTTATGAAAGGTGCGGCTGCGATGCAGGCATTTGAACCGGACTGGATTGTTGCAATGGGCGGAGGTTCTCCAATCGATGCAGCAAAGGCAATGTGGATTAAATACGAATATCCAGATATCACATTTGAAGATATGTGTAAAGTATTTGGGATTCCACCACTTCGCCAGAAAGCTCATTTCTGTGCGATTTCTTCCACATCTGGAACTGCAACAGAAGTAACCGCATTTTCGATTATTACCGATTATGAAAAAGGTATCAAATACCCAATCGCAGATTTTGAAATTACACCAGATGTTGCAATCGTAGATCCAGACCTTGCAGAGACCATGCCACAGAAACTGGTTGCTCATACCGGTATGGATGCCATGACACACGCAATTGAGGCGTATGTTTCCACTGCAAATTGTGATTTCACAGATCCACTTGCGCTGCATGCAATCAAGATGATTCAGAGAGATTTGGTAGATTCCTATAACGGAGATATGGCAAAAAGAGATTCCATGCACAACGCACAGTGTCTTGCAGGAATGGCATTTTCCAATGCACTTCTTGGTATTGTGCATTCCATGGCACATAAGACCGGTGCAGCGTTTGCAGACTACGGTGCACACATTATTCACGGTGCAGCAAACGCAATGTATCTTCCAAAGGTTATCGCTTTCAATGCCAAAGATGAGACCGCAAAGAAACGTTACGGCGAGATTGCAGACTTCATGGGACTTGGCGGAAACAGCCTAGATGAGAAGGTAGAACTTCTGATTGCGTACCTGCGTAAGATGAATGATGATTTAAAGATTCCTCACTGCATCAAGAATTACGGTCAGGACAGCTATCCAACAGAGCAAGGCTTCGTTCCAGAGGAAGTATTCTTAGAGAGATTACCGGAAATTGCAGCAAACGCAATCCTCGATGCCTGTACAGGTTCAAACCCAAGACAGCCTAGTCAGGAAGAGATGGAAAAATTGCTGAAATGCTGTTATTATGATACAGAAGTAGACTTCTAA